One genomic window of Geodermatophilus sp. DSM 44513 includes the following:
- a CDS encoding DUF6541 family protein — MLSDLLVVLPVSLLVLFLPGGAVAAAAGLRAPVALAVAPLLSYGLAAAAATAAAVVDVDWGPGALLVTTAVPAALLWLVRHPRPGRWRPRRPVLRRPGVPGLVTGAGVLAGGVLSAAVLLAGMGSVTRPNQDWDFTFHANATRLIADTGQVAASALREVNHWETEAFFYPNAHAALGAVVRDLTGASVFAVLNTSALLVGGLAGLGLAVLLRDLGAPLGVRAATPLLLAGCTAFPYDLLWRGPLLPYATGVALLPAFLLLVRGVAGRRPAAPVLLTALGAAALFGLQPSTALAAALLTALMVGQGWWDAGRVRLREAGLLLAAAALTAVLAAPAVLGALRAGTGEVVASWRAVATPWEATTDLLLFDHATPGPPQYALALAVLVGLGTLRSARWLWWWVAATAVAGVLFVLTASSDAPLVEAVTRPWWNDRWRFAALAALGTAPVAAHGVRSVARGAVALAARARPAPGAVWSRPASRAVAVGAVLGVLVLATGGLYWQTNRDRTATAYASERHLSRAETAAMAWLAERVPPGDFVMNDPMDGSAHLLSVTGVRPVFGHHVPSNAALGPVQGVLLSRFACLDSDPAVRDAVAQLGIRYVLVGSGFVRPTAHRAPGLRQLSASPSLRLVRDEGGVRLYEVDLRPPADSPVEGCTRPAG, encoded by the coding sequence GTGCTCTCCGACCTGCTCGTCGTCCTGCCGGTGAGCCTGCTGGTCCTGTTCCTGCCCGGCGGTGCCGTCGCCGCGGCCGCCGGGCTGCGGGCGCCCGTGGCGCTGGCGGTGGCCCCGCTGCTGTCCTACGGGCTGGCCGCCGCGGCCGCCACCGCCGCCGCCGTCGTGGACGTCGACTGGGGGCCGGGCGCGCTGCTGGTGACCACCGCCGTCCCCGCCGCGCTGCTGTGGCTGGTGCGCCACCCGCGGCCGGGACGGTGGCGGCCGCGCCGGCCGGTGCTGCGCCGCCCCGGCGTGCCGGGCCTGGTCACCGGGGCCGGCGTGCTGGCCGGTGGGGTGCTCTCGGCCGCGGTGCTGCTGGCCGGGATGGGGTCGGTCACCCGGCCGAACCAGGACTGGGACTTCACCTTCCACGCCAACGCCACCCGGCTCATCGCCGACACCGGGCAGGTCGCGGCCTCCGCGCTGCGCGAGGTCAACCACTGGGAGACCGAGGCCTTCTTCTACCCGAACGCGCACGCCGCGCTCGGGGCGGTCGTCCGCGACCTCACCGGCGCCTCCGTCTTCGCCGTGCTGAACACCTCGGCGCTGCTGGTCGGCGGGCTGGCCGGGCTGGGCCTGGCCGTCCTGCTGCGCGACCTCGGCGCGCCGCTGGGCGTCCGGGCCGCCACCCCGCTGCTGCTGGCCGGCTGCACCGCCTTCCCCTACGACCTGCTGTGGCGCGGGCCGCTGCTGCCCTACGCCACCGGGGTGGCGCTGCTCCCGGCGTTCCTGCTGTTGGTGCGCGGGGTGGCGGGACGGCGCCCGGCCGCCCCCGTGCTGTTGACCGCCCTCGGCGCCGCGGCGCTGTTCGGGCTGCAACCGAGCACCGCCCTGGCCGCCGCGCTGCTCACCGCGCTGATGGTCGGCCAGGGCTGGTGGGACGCCGGCCGGGTGCGGCTGCGCGAGGCCGGGCTGCTCCTGGCCGCCGCCGCGCTCACCGCCGTGCTCGCCGCACCGGCCGTCCTGGGCGCGCTGCGGGCCGGGACCGGGGAGGTGGTGGCCAGCTGGCGCGCGGTCGCCACGCCGTGGGAGGCGACCACCGACCTGCTGCTGTTCGACCACGCCACCCCGGGCCCGCCGCAGTACGCGCTGGCCCTGGCCGTCCTGGTCGGGCTCGGCACGCTGCGGTCGGCGCGGTGGCTGTGGTGGTGGGTGGCCGCGACGGCCGTCGCCGGGGTGCTGTTCGTCCTCACCGCCTCCTCCGACGCCCCGCTGGTCGAGGCGGTCACCCGGCCGTGGTGGAACGACCGGTGGCGCTTCGCCGCGCTGGCCGCCCTGGGTACGGCCCCGGTGGCCGCGCACGGCGTCCGCTCCGTGGCCCGGGGCGCGGTGGCGCTGGCGGCGCGGGCCCGGCCGGCGCCGGGGGCCGTGTGGTCGCGACCGGCGTCCCGGGCGGTGGCGGTGGGCGCCGTGCTCGGCGTGCTGGTGCTGGCGACCGGCGGGCTGTACTGGCAGACCAACCGGGACCGGACGGCGACGGCCTACGCCTCCGAGCGGCACCTGTCCCGGGCCGAGACCGCGGCCATGGCCTGGCTGGCCGAGCGCGTGCCGCCCGGGGACTTCGTGATGAACGACCCCATGGACGGCTCGGCGCACCTGCTGTCGGTCACCGGGGTCCGGCCGGTCTTCGGCCACCACGTCCCCTCCAACGCCGCGCTGGGGCCGGTGCAGGGCGTGCTGCTGAGCCGCTTCGCCTGCCTGGACAGCGACCCCGCCGTCCGGGACGCCGTCGCGCAGCTGGGCATCCGGTACGTCCTGGTCGGCTCGGGGTTCGTCCGGCCCACCGCGCACCGGGCGCCGGGGCTGCGGCAGCTGTCCGCGTCGCCGTCCCTGCGGCTGGTCCGCGACGAGGGCGGCGTGCGGCTCTACGAGGTGGACCTGCGCCCGCCGGCCGACTCGCCGGTCGAGGGCTGCACCCGGCCGGCCGGCTGA
- a CDS encoding glycosyltransferase yields MTTTQNTVSPERVSEPSAADLTPDKAVTLLQRVIMPRPGDPLKVRSLYVDEDRTRRVKSTSRRDATVAAGAEVSFATYFNAFPASYWRRWTVLQTVVLGMTLSGPGRVDVYRSKADGSIIHVTGATTEGQHRTLEFELDLTPFEDGGWYWFDVTADDAPVTVHQAAWSAPQEPAREARLSIGICTFNRPDDCVAALVALAGDDVVREQIGTVVVADQGSRKVRDAAGFTEVEAALAGRLRLVEQGNLGGSGGFSRTMYESLTHTDATHHLLLDDDVQIEPDSIARLFAFARFTKTPMVVGGQMLALQDRSVLHTMGEVVAPDKFFWRAAPNTEYAHDFAKQSLRKSTDLHRRIDVDYTGWWMCLVPRETMEKQGFALPVFIKWDDAEYGIRARENGYPVATLPGAAVWHLSWSDKDDTAGWQAYFHTRNRLVAAALHTQYKHGGSLLRDTFKFDLKFLIMLQYATAALHHRAYDDFLAGPERLFPLLPTALPTALEHQGDYPDGRVIPSSSELPMPSMGAVKAERFMKPPTTPVTIGRTLLAALAHNLRPPKAEAAQRPELNISAQDARWFLLSRLDSATVGTADGRGVTFRRREPQTFRQMLAHSVRTHWTLYREFPRLREEYRRHLGELTSPENWNRAFEQSAAGR; encoded by the coding sequence ATGACCACCACGCAGAACACCGTGTCCCCGGAGCGCGTGAGCGAGCCGTCGGCCGCCGACCTCACGCCGGACAAGGCGGTGACGCTGCTGCAGCGGGTGATCATGCCCCGGCCCGGCGACCCCCTGAAGGTGCGCTCCCTCTACGTCGACGAGGACCGCACCCGGCGGGTCAAGTCCACCAGCCGCCGCGACGCCACCGTGGCCGCCGGCGCCGAGGTCTCCTTCGCCACCTACTTCAACGCCTTCCCGGCCAGCTACTGGCGCCGCTGGACGGTGCTGCAGACCGTCGTCCTCGGGATGACGCTGTCCGGGCCCGGCCGCGTGGACGTGTACCGGTCCAAGGCCGACGGCAGCATCATCCACGTCACCGGCGCCACCACCGAGGGCCAGCACCGCACGCTGGAGTTCGAGCTGGACCTCACCCCGTTCGAGGACGGCGGCTGGTACTGGTTCGACGTCACCGCCGACGACGCCCCGGTCACCGTGCACCAGGCGGCCTGGTCGGCGCCGCAGGAGCCGGCGCGCGAGGCGCGGCTGTCCATCGGCATCTGCACCTTCAACCGCCCCGACGACTGCGTGGCCGCACTCGTCGCGCTCGCCGGTGACGACGTCGTCCGCGAGCAGATCGGCACCGTCGTCGTCGCCGACCAGGGCAGCCGCAAGGTGCGGGACGCGGCCGGCTTCACCGAGGTCGAGGCCGCGCTGGCCGGCCGGCTGCGGCTGGTCGAGCAGGGCAACCTGGGCGGCAGCGGCGGCTTCTCCCGGACGATGTACGAGTCGCTCACGCACACCGACGCGACCCACCACCTGCTGCTGGACGACGACGTGCAGATCGAGCCGGACAGCATCGCCCGGCTGTTCGCCTTCGCCCGGTTCACCAAGACGCCGATGGTGGTCGGCGGGCAGATGCTGGCCCTGCAGGACCGCTCGGTGCTGCACACCATGGGCGAGGTCGTCGCCCCGGACAAGTTCTTCTGGCGGGCCGCGCCCAACACTGAGTACGCGCACGACTTCGCCAAGCAGAGCCTGCGCAAGTCCACGGACCTGCACCGGCGGATCGACGTGGACTACACCGGCTGGTGGATGTGCCTGGTGCCCCGCGAGACCATGGAGAAGCAGGGCTTCGCGCTCCCGGTGTTCATCAAGTGGGACGACGCCGAGTACGGCATCCGCGCCCGGGAGAACGGCTACCCGGTGGCCACGCTGCCCGGCGCCGCGGTGTGGCACCTGTCCTGGAGCGACAAGGACGACACCGCCGGCTGGCAGGCCTACTTCCACACCCGCAACCGGCTGGTCGCCGCGGCGCTGCACACCCAGTACAAGCACGGCGGGTCGCTGCTGCGGGACACCTTCAAGTTCGACCTGAAGTTCCTGATCATGCTGCAGTACGCCACCGCGGCGCTGCACCACCGCGCCTACGACGACTTCCTGGCCGGCCCCGAGCGGCTGTTCCCGCTGCTGCCGACCGCGCTGCCCACCGCGCTGGAGCACCAGGGCGACTACCCCGACGGGCGGGTCATCCCGTCGTCGTCGGAGCTGCCGATGCCGTCGATGGGCGCGGTCAAGGCCGAGCGGTTCATGAAGCCGCCGACGACGCCGGTGACCATCGGGCGCACCCTGCTGGCGGCGCTGGCGCACAACCTGCGCCCGCCGAAGGCCGAGGCGGCGCAGCGGCCGGAGCTCAACATCAGCGCCCAGGACGCCCGCTGGTTCCTGCTGTCCCGCCTGGACAGCGCGACCGTGGGCACCGCCGACGGCCGGGGGGTGACCTTCCGGCGCCGCGAGCCGCAGACCTTCCGGCAGATGCTGGCGCACTCGGTGCGCACGCACTGGACGCTGTACCGGGAGTTCCCGCGGCTGCGGGAGGAGTACCGCCGGCACCTCGGCGAGCTGACCTCGCCGGAGAACTGGAACCGCGCCTTCGAGCAGAGCGCCGCCGGCCGCTGA
- a CDS encoding glycosyltransferase — translation MSAPTPDGECVVAVVVTRHRRAQLAQSLAALAAQTRPVDAVVVVDNGPDQPAEDVVRASGLPATYLVSRRNLGGAGGFALGMLSALAAGADWVWCADDDGRPADDRVLQTLLDSARRHGLAEVSPLVTDLADPERLAFPLRRGLRWRRRRSDFAGLDLLPNYASLFNGALFRAEALDVVGVPDYRLFFRGDETEVHRRLLRAGLPFGTCPQAAYLHPEGTTEFEPILGGRLSAQYPADEVKRYYTYRNRGYLMAQPGMRWLRPLETVRFGWFFLVARRDRSGWREWLRLTRAGRQERLTRR, via the coding sequence GTGAGCGCCCCCACCCCCGACGGCGAGTGCGTCGTCGCCGTCGTCGTCACCCGGCACCGCCGCGCGCAGCTGGCGCAGAGCCTGGCCGCGCTGGCCGCGCAGACCCGCCCGGTCGACGCCGTCGTCGTCGTGGACAACGGCCCCGACCAGCCCGCCGAGGACGTCGTCCGGGCCAGCGGCCTGCCGGCGACCTACCTGGTCAGCCGGCGCAACCTGGGCGGGGCCGGCGGCTTCGCCCTGGGCATGCTGAGCGCGCTGGCCGCCGGGGCGGACTGGGTCTGGTGCGCCGACGACGACGGCCGCCCGGCCGACGACCGCGTGCTGCAGACCCTGCTGGACAGCGCCCGCCGGCACGGCCTGGCCGAGGTGTCCCCGCTGGTCACCGACTTGGCCGACCCCGAGCGGCTGGCCTTCCCGCTGCGCCGCGGGCTGCGCTGGCGGCGGCGGCGCAGCGACTTCGCCGGGCTGGACCTGCTGCCGAACTACGCGTCGCTGTTCAACGGGGCGCTGTTCCGCGCCGAGGCGCTCGACGTGGTCGGGGTGCCGGACTACCGGCTGTTCTTCCGCGGCGACGAGACCGAGGTGCACCGCCGGCTGCTGCGCGCCGGCCTGCCGTTCGGCACCTGCCCGCAGGCGGCCTACCTGCACCCGGAGGGGACGACGGAGTTCGAGCCGATCCTGGGCGGGCGGCTGTCCGCGCAGTACCCGGCCGACGAGGTGAAGCGGTACTACACCTACCGCAACCGCGGCTACCTGATGGCCCAGCCGGGGATGCGCTGGCTGCGCCCGCTGGAGACGGTGCGCTTCGGCTGGTTCTTCCTCGTCGCCCGCCGCGACCGCTCCGGCTGGCGGGAGTGGCTGCGGCTCACCCGGGCCGGCCGGCAGGAGCGCCTCACCCGCCGCTGA
- a CDS encoding ABC transporter ATP-binding protein, whose translation MSETNRRVQIVTEDACVDFPIFDAKSRSLKKTVMGLVGGNIASTSKVPIIEALRDVTVHLEHGSRVALVGHNGAGKTTLLRLLAGIYEPTRGAAEISGRVAPVFDLGVGMDPEISGLDNIMIRGLFLGMSRRQMEERVDDIAEFTELGDFLRMPLRTYSTGMRVRLALGVVTSIDPEILLLDEGIGAVDAAFLEKSKKRLSDLVERSGLLVFASHSDEFLRELCDTAIWMEHGQVKLHGELEEVLRAYKGQP comes from the coding sequence GTGTCCGAGACCAACCGCCGGGTGCAGATCGTGACCGAGGACGCCTGCGTCGACTTCCCGATCTTCGACGCCAAGAGCCGGTCGCTGAAGAAGACCGTCATGGGGCTGGTCGGCGGCAACATCGCCAGCACCAGCAAGGTGCCGATCATCGAGGCCCTGCGCGACGTCACCGTGCACCTGGAGCACGGCTCCCGGGTCGCGCTGGTCGGCCACAACGGCGCCGGGAAGACGACGCTGCTGCGGCTGCTGGCCGGCATCTACGAGCCGACCCGCGGCGCCGCGGAGATCTCCGGGCGGGTCGCGCCGGTGTTCGACCTCGGTGTCGGCATGGACCCGGAGATCTCCGGCCTGGACAACATCATGATCCGGGGGCTGTTCCTCGGCATGAGCCGCCGGCAGATGGAGGAGCGGGTCGACGACATCGCCGAGTTCACCGAGCTCGGCGACTTCCTCCGGATGCCGCTGCGCACCTACTCCACCGGCATGCGGGTGCGGCTGGCCCTCGGCGTGGTCACCAGCATCGACCCGGAGATCCTGCTGCTCGACGAGGGCATCGGCGCGGTCGACGCCGCCTTCCTGGAGAAGTCCAAGAAGCGGCTGTCCGACCTGGTCGAGCGCTCCGGCCTGCTGGTGTTCGCCTCGCACTCCGACGAGTTCCTGCGCGAGCTGTGCGACACCGCCATCTGGATGGAGCACGGGCAGGTGAAGCTGCACGGCGAGCTGGAGGAGGTCCTGCGGGCCTACAAGGGGCAGCCGTGA
- a CDS encoding SpoIID/LytB domain-containing protein — MATDLRARLRRWGAVAVAGLVLGGAAVAAGPATAPARAAVTDDVRFTGHGWGHGRGMGQWGAYGYATQQGWLHPQILSHFYGGTVQSTQPNTVITVSLTGQDGRDLLVTSGRDFTAGGVRVSAGSAARLTANPDGSFTLATSHGCGSPVVWTTSVPNARVTPTVEPGNDLQAMLSLCTAAGTTQYRGELSVLWAANAQRTVNTVWMEDYLRGVVPRESPASWGDGGGGKGIEALKAQAVAARSYAYAENRSAHAKTCDTTSCQVYMGAGKNLAALEYRQTDTAIAATAGVVLRNGVGGIVRAEFSSSTGGWSAGGAFPPVRDDGDVVSPHHDWSYAVPATKIADAFGVGTLTGIRVTARNGLGADGGRVTQVEVAGTAKTVTATGAQVRTRLGLKSDWFVIGGAAVPDGGGGGGTPGGGVPTLFQAATNAAGAPVQALPFGSPGDVPLSCDWDGDGVDTAGVFRGGTFFLASRPGTGQADRVFGFGQAGDQPVCGDWDGDDRDTVGVYRDGVVYLRNSTTTGVADGRYFFGSPGDTLVAGDWNGDGFDTVGVWRSGAFFLTQSNVRPATDVVLPYGDRGDLPAVGDWDGNRSDTVGVFRAGRFLLRNSNTAGAAQLTVGLGDPGDRPVVGRRAAAGGTVVGVARGY; from the coding sequence GTGGCTACTGACCTGCGCGCCCGGCTGCGCCGTTGGGGCGCGGTCGCCGTGGCCGGCCTGGTGCTCGGCGGTGCCGCGGTGGCGGCCGGGCCGGCGACGGCCCCGGCGCGGGCCGCGGTCACCGACGACGTGCGCTTCACCGGGCACGGCTGGGGCCACGGCCGCGGCATGGGGCAGTGGGGCGCCTACGGCTACGCCACCCAGCAGGGCTGGCTGCACCCGCAGATCCTGTCGCACTTCTACGGCGGCACGGTCCAGTCCACCCAGCCGAACACGGTCATCACCGTCAGCCTCACCGGCCAGGACGGCAGGGACCTGCTGGTGACGTCGGGCCGGGACTTCACCGCCGGTGGCGTCCGGGTCTCCGCCGGCTCCGCGGCCCGGCTCACCGCCAACCCGGACGGCTCGTTCACCCTGGCCACCAGCCACGGGTGCGGCAGCCCGGTGGTCTGGACGACGTCGGTGCCGAACGCCCGGGTCACCCCGACGGTCGAGCCCGGCAACGACCTGCAGGCGATGCTCAGCCTGTGCACCGCCGCGGGCACCACCCAGTACCGCGGGGAGCTGTCGGTGCTGTGGGCGGCCAACGCCCAGCGCACCGTGAACACCGTCTGGATGGAGGACTACCTGCGCGGCGTGGTGCCGCGGGAGTCCCCGGCCAGCTGGGGGGACGGCGGCGGCGGCAAGGGCATCGAGGCGCTCAAGGCGCAGGCCGTGGCGGCCCGCTCCTACGCCTACGCGGAGAACCGCTCGGCCCACGCCAAGACCTGCGACACCACGTCCTGCCAGGTGTACATGGGCGCGGGCAAGAACCTCGCCGCGCTGGAGTACCGGCAGACCGACACGGCGATCGCCGCGACCGCCGGCGTGGTGCTGCGCAACGGCGTGGGCGGCATCGTGCGCGCGGAGTTCAGCTCCTCGACCGGCGGCTGGTCGGCCGGCGGCGCCTTCCCCCCGGTCCGCGACGACGGTGACGTCGTGTCCCCGCACCACGACTGGAGCTACGCCGTCCCGGCGACCAAGATCGCCGACGCGTTCGGCGTGGGCACGCTGACCGGCATCCGGGTCACCGCCCGCAACGGCCTGGGCGCCGACGGCGGCCGGGTCACCCAGGTGGAGGTCGCCGGCACGGCCAAGACGGTCACGGCCACCGGCGCGCAGGTGCGCACCCGGCTGGGCCTGAAGTCCGACTGGTTCGTCATCGGCGGGGCCGCCGTCCCGGACGGCGGAGGCGGCGGCGGGACCCCCGGCGGGGGCGTGCCCACCCTGTTCCAGGCCGCCACGAACGCCGCCGGGGCGCCGGTGCAGGCGCTGCCGTTCGGCTCCCCCGGGGACGTGCCGCTCAGCTGCGACTGGGACGGCGACGGCGTCGACACCGCCGGCGTGTTCCGCGGCGGCACCTTCTTCCTGGCCAGCCGGCCGGGGACGGGGCAGGCCGACCGGGTCTTCGGCTTCGGCCAGGCCGGCGACCAGCCGGTGTGCGGCGACTGGGACGGCGACGACCGCGACACCGTGGGCGTCTACCGCGACGGGGTCGTGTACCTGCGCAACAGCACCACCACCGGCGTGGCCGACGGCCGCTACTTCTTCGGCTCCCCGGGCGACACGCTGGTGGCGGGCGACTGGAACGGCGACGGCTTCGACACCGTGGGCGTCTGGCGCTCGGGCGCCTTCTTCCTCACCCAGAGCAACGTCCGGCCGGCCACCGACGTCGTCCTGCCCTACGGCGACCGGGGCGACCTCCCGGCGGTCGGGGACTGGGACGGCAACCGCAGCGACACGGTCGGGGTGTTCCGCGCCGGCCGCTTCCTGCTACGCAACAGCAACACCGCGGGGGCCGCGCAGCTGACCGTCGGCCTCGGCGACCCCGGTGACCGGCCGGTGGTCGGCCGCCGGGCGGCCGCCGGCGGCACGGTCGTGGGGGTGGCGCGGGGCTACTGA
- a CDS encoding ABC transporter permease gives MSTALPRSSSRAWSRAVADLQGGWAQRQLWGHLGWQDIKQRYRRSVLGPIWITISMAVTALALGVLYAGLFGLELSVMLPHVLVGFIVWGFISGCILEGADVFIANEGLIKHLPSPLSVHVYRLVWRQTLLFAHNTIVYLVMLLVFPQPLHWTALAVFPAVLLLMANGAWVALLLGVVTTRFRDLNPITQSVVQLMFFLTPIVWIYDELVNSPNPDIAARARLAEFNPFLHFVEIVRAPLLGQDQQLRHWVVVGVITVLGWALTMVVVRRYRSRVSYWV, from the coding sequence GTGTCAACCGCGTTGCCCCGGTCGTCGTCCCGCGCGTGGTCCCGGGCCGTCGCGGACCTGCAGGGCGGGTGGGCGCAGCGGCAGCTGTGGGGTCACCTGGGCTGGCAGGACATCAAGCAGCGCTACCGGCGCTCGGTGCTCGGGCCGATCTGGATCACCATCAGCATGGCGGTCACCGCGCTGGCCCTCGGCGTGCTCTACGCCGGGCTGTTCGGCCTCGAGCTGTCGGTGATGCTGCCGCACGTGCTGGTGGGCTTCATCGTCTGGGGCTTCATCAGCGGCTGCATCCTCGAGGGCGCCGACGTGTTCATCGCCAACGAGGGGCTGATCAAGCACCTGCCCTCGCCGCTGAGCGTGCACGTCTACCGGCTGGTGTGGCGCCAGACCCTGCTGTTCGCCCACAACACGATCGTCTACCTGGTCATGCTGCTGGTCTTCCCGCAGCCGCTGCACTGGACGGCGCTGGCGGTGTTCCCCGCCGTGCTGCTGCTCATGGCCAACGGCGCGTGGGTGGCGCTGCTGCTCGGGGTGGTCACCACGCGGTTCCGCGACCTCAACCCGATCACCCAGAGCGTCGTGCAGCTGATGTTCTTCCTGACGCCCATCGTGTGGATCTACGACGAGCTGGTGAACAGCCCCAACCCCGACATCGCCGCCCGCGCGCGGCTGGCGGAGTTCAACCCGTTCCTGCACTTCGTCGAGATCGTCCGGGCGCCGCTGCTGGGCCAGGACCAGCAGCTGCGGCACTGGGTCGTCGTCGGGGTCATCACCGTCCTGGGGTGGGCGCTGACGATGGTCGTCGTCCGCCGGTACCGCTCCCGCGTCTCGTATTGGGTGTGA